One region of Priestia megaterium genomic DNA includes:
- a CDS encoding YojF family protein: protein MQPIHKETVQKKIQTFLNKDVYVHLETTNGAYASHVNEKVMTVGAFIRNGKVTISNGKITGEGPYRVGLQIDLGWIYAEGLTDWEIDEEGRLLLAGHDFEGRLAVALQLSEHPFS from the coding sequence GTGCAACCAATTCATAAAGAAACAGTTCAAAAAAAAATACAAACATTTTTAAATAAAGACGTATATGTACACCTTGAAACGACAAACGGTGCATATGCTTCACACGTAAATGAAAAAGTAATGACAGTTGGGGCTTTTATTCGCAATGGTAAAGTCACTATTTCAAACGGAAAGATAACTGGAGAAGGTCCTTATCGTGTAGGTCTTCAAATTGATTTAGGATGGATTTATGCAGAGGGATTAACAGATTGGGAAATTGATGAAGAAGGCAGACTTCTTTTAGCAGGGCATGACTTTGAAGGTCGTTTAGCAGTTGCCCTTCAATTAAGTGAACATCCGTTTTCATAA
- a CDS encoding thiol-disulfide oxidoreductase DCC family protein — MKHLILFDGICNLCNSSVQFIIKHDEQALFSFASLQSDFGKQQLASHGLLPEQLDSIVYIHGKQRYIKSTAALKIAKRLDGPVKFLYALIIIPAPIRDIVYNWIARNRYKWFGKQQHCMLPTSDTKKRFVDD, encoded by the coding sequence ATGAAACATTTGATTCTTTTTGATGGCATATGTAATTTATGTAACAGCAGTGTTCAATTTATTATTAAACATGATGAACAAGCTTTGTTTTCTTTCGCCTCTCTTCAATCAGATTTCGGAAAGCAGCAGCTCGCCTCTCACGGCTTACTTCCTGAGCAATTAGACAGCATTGTATATATCCATGGAAAACAAAGATATATAAAATCAACGGCTGCTTTAAAAATCGCCAAGCGCTTAGATGGACCCGTTAAATTTTTATATGCACTTATTATCATTCCTGCGCCTATTCGAGATATCGTATACAACTGGATCGCTCGCAACCGATATAAGTGGTTTGGCAAACAGCAGCACTGCATGCTCCCAACTTCTGATACAAAAAAGCGATTTGTCGATGACTAA
- a CDS encoding RNA polymerase sigma factor produces MKEQNDVVLYNRIKERDKKALELLYDKYERILYSFVYRLTNSSDIAEEAVQEVFIKLWRGKGVYSDEKGKFSSWLFTITRNTAIDMVRKRKNDPIFSEEIFDFIEDDHPQIDEHLQWKEEQQRVRHAVSKLSEDQKKIIQSVYFKGLTQQKVAEEQQIPLGTVKGRVRLALRKLKTYLGTDAEGRADS; encoded by the coding sequence ATGAAAGAGCAAAACGACGTTGTCTTATACAATAGAATAAAAGAACGAGACAAAAAAGCCCTTGAACTGCTGTATGACAAGTACGAGCGAATTCTTTATTCGTTTGTATACCGGTTAACAAATAGCTCTGATATTGCTGAAGAAGCTGTTCAAGAAGTATTTATTAAGCTGTGGAGAGGAAAGGGAGTTTACAGCGATGAAAAAGGGAAGTTTTCATCATGGCTGTTTACGATTACAAGAAACACCGCGATTGATATGGTGAGAAAAAGAAAAAACGATCCTATTTTCTCAGAAGAAATTTTTGATTTTATTGAAGATGATCATCCTCAGATTGACGAGCACCTTCAGTGGAAAGAAGAACAGCAGAGAGTACGGCACGCTGTATCAAAATTGTCTGAAGACCAAAAAAAGATTATTCAATCCGTTTATTTTAAAGGATTAACGCAGCAAAAAGTAGCAGAAGAGCAGCAAATCCCATTAGGAACAGTAAAGGGTAGGGTGCGATTAGCGTTGCGGAAATTAAAAACATATTTAGGTACCGATGCAGAAGGGAGAGCTGATTCATGA
- a CDS encoding AbrB/MazE/SpoVT family DNA-binding domain-containing protein: protein MKSTGIVRKVDELGRVVIPIELRRILNINTGDPVEIYVDEDIIILQKYSPYGACLVTGEITRENLTFGNGNVVLSKKGAEQLLQELERTLNK, encoded by the coding sequence ATGAAGTCTACAGGAATTGTAAGAAAAGTAGATGAATTGGGTCGCGTAGTAATTCCTATTGAATTGCGCCGTATTTTAAATATCAACACAGGTGATCCAGTAGAAATATATGTTGATGAAGATATTATTATTTTACAAAAGTATAGCCCGTATGGTGCTTGCTTAGTAACTGGGGAAATTACGCGTGAAAACTTAACCTTTGGTAATGGAAACGTTGTGTTAAGTAAAAAAGGTGCGGAACAGCTTTTACAAGAGTTAGAGCGTACCTTAAATAAATAA
- a CDS encoding helix-turn-helix transcriptional regulator, translating into MREKRTSSGFLLKQRAFLKLYMITMTEQERLYGLRLLDVLRDEFRPFGFKPNHSEVYKALHDLIEDGVLKQVKRKKEGMKLQEVVYYTFTNEGEEKAKLYKKQLKVELERCEAMIQKAIRDNFGSK; encoded by the coding sequence ATGAGAGAAAAGCGTACATCCAGTGGTTTTCTATTAAAACAACGTGCTTTCTTAAAATTATATATGATTACAATGACGGAGCAAGAGCGTCTGTATGGCCTTCGGTTATTAGATGTGTTGAGAGATGAATTTCGACCTTTTGGATTCAAACCTAATCATTCTGAGGTATACAAAGCTCTTCATGACTTGATTGAAGACGGTGTCCTCAAACAGGTGAAGCGTAAAAAAGAAGGAATGAAGCTTCAAGAAGTGGTTTATTATACATTTACAAATGAGGGAGAAGAGAAAGCTAAATTATATAAAAAACAATTAAAAGTAGAGCTGGAGCGGTGTGAAGCTATGATTCAAAAAGCTATTCGTGACAACTTCGGGTCCAAATGA
- the bshB2 gene encoding bacillithiol biosynthesis deacetylase BshB2, whose product MEERLLIVFPHPDDEAYGAAGMITQARQKGTPVTYACVTLGEMGRNMGRPLFANRETLPQIRKKELLDLANVLDIQDLRMLGLRDKTLEFLDIDVFADKIEEIINDVKPTHILTHYPGFAVHPDHNATGAATIQAVKRMPKEKRPVVWCHAFSKDRIEHIGEPDVIFDVTAMKDKKIEALKAHRSQTEGMMNAIDFDRLSDYPQMERLLTREEFWTYNWE is encoded by the coding sequence ATGGAAGAAAGATTATTAATTGTATTTCCGCATCCTGACGATGAAGCATATGGAGCAGCAGGAATGATCACGCAAGCTAGACAAAAAGGAACGCCCGTTACATATGCTTGTGTTACGCTAGGTGAAATGGGACGAAACATGGGTAGACCGCTGTTTGCTAACCGTGAAACTCTACCTCAAATCCGAAAAAAAGAACTTTTAGATTTAGCAAACGTTTTAGACATTCAAGACTTGCGTATGCTAGGGCTTCGTGATAAAACGCTAGAATTTCTTGATATTGATGTTTTTGCAGATAAAATTGAAGAAATTATTAACGATGTAAAGCCGACTCACATTTTAACGCATTACCCTGGCTTTGCAGTACACCCTGATCATAATGCCACGGGAGCAGCTACGATCCAAGCGGTAAAACGTATGCCAAAAGAAAAGCGTCCGGTTGTTTGGTGTCATGCGTTTTCAAAAGATCGTATTGAACATATTGGAGAACCAGATGTTATTTTTGATGTAACAGCGATGAAAGATAAAAAAATTGAAGCGTTAAAAGCCCATCGTTCTCAAACAGAAGGAATGATGAACGCAATTGACTTCGATCGCTTATCTGACTATCCGCAAATGGAACGTCTATTAACAAGAGAAGAATTCTGGACATATAACTGGGAGTAA
- a CDS encoding Hsp20/alpha crystallin family protein yields the protein MSKKYEEIDWGSIQHKVEDMLGNHFWSDLNHILPKRFPNVDLYETDKEGIIVVEVPGLHSTNDIQIKLDANILTVEGNVPYAYEASKQKLKLNERHTGVFSRTVKLPFHYTDEPVRAKYKNGLLEIRLNKIENDQTIAIQFEDD from the coding sequence TTGAGTAAAAAATATGAAGAGATTGATTGGGGTTCAATTCAGCATAAGGTAGAAGATATGCTTGGAAATCACTTTTGGAGCGATTTAAATCACATCTTGCCAAAGCGATTTCCAAACGTCGATTTATATGAAACCGATAAAGAAGGCATTATCGTCGTTGAAGTTCCTGGACTACATTCCACTAACGACATTCAAATTAAGTTGGACGCAAATATATTAACAGTTGAAGGGAACGTTCCTTATGCTTATGAAGCATCTAAACAAAAGCTAAAGCTGAACGAACGCCATACAGGCGTATTTTCTCGCACGGTCAAACTTCCTTTTCACTACACGGACGAACCAGTTCGCGCTAAGTACAAAAATGGTTTATTGGAAATTCGACTGAATAAGATAGAAAATGATCAAACCATTGCTATACAGTTTGAAGATGATTAA
- the proC gene encoding pyrroline-5-carboxylate reductase, with product MKKQRILFIGAGRMAEAVAAGLVTSSADSIEAVVMSNNGDIGRLQRVEKTYGVQTTQNWRQEVDNSDVIILAMPPEAHPSVLKELSTHLNQQFVVTLAAGIGPSYLENHLPQETPVAWIMPNTAAMIGQSMSLYTLGTSATKEHKEVLQMILKGIGEAHECSEKEVHELTAVTGSAPAFLYYFAESLIDATTAYGVDEKTAKDLVIQMMYGSVQMLHETKDPASLREQVTTPGGATAEGLKVMKEQDFFLTMKQAIEATNKKAMGGS from the coding sequence ATGAAAAAACAGCGAATTTTATTTATTGGAGCAGGACGAATGGCTGAAGCCGTAGCGGCTGGCTTGGTTACGAGCAGCGCTGATAGTATTGAGGCAGTGGTGATGTCAAACAACGGAGATATCGGTCGGTTACAGCGAGTTGAAAAAACGTACGGCGTACAAACGACGCAAAATTGGCGCCAAGAAGTTGACAATTCGGACGTTATTATTTTAGCGATGCCTCCCGAGGCGCATCCTTCCGTTCTCAAGGAACTTTCGACTCATTTAAATCAGCAATTTGTTGTAACGTTAGCTGCAGGAATTGGTCCGAGTTATTTAGAAAACCACCTTCCTCAGGAAACGCCTGTCGCTTGGATTATGCCAAATACAGCTGCTATGATTGGGCAATCGATGTCCCTGTATACACTTGGAACTTCTGCAACAAAAGAGCATAAAGAAGTGCTTCAAATGATTTTAAAAGGAATTGGTGAAGCGCATGAGTGTTCAGAAAAAGAAGTACATGAGCTAACGGCTGTAACTGGCAGTGCACCTGCGTTTTTATATTATTTTGCAGAATCGTTAATTGATGCAACGACTGCTTACGGTGTGGACGAAAAAACAGCCAAAGATTTAGTTATTCAAATGATGTATGGCTCTGTACAAATGCTGCATGAAACCAAAGATCCTGCGTCTTTAAGAGAGCAAGTAACAACTCCAGGCGGCGCTACTGCCGAAGGATTAAAAGTGATGAAAGAACAAGACTTTTTCTTAACAATGAAGCAGGCAATTGAAGCAACGAATAAAAAAGCAATGGGTGGAAGCTAA
- a CDS encoding anti-sigma factor, with translation MSMCDKLIDYYNDQLTSHEKKEFEMHLKNCQSCQDELKELEEVLGDLTYLTPEQSPPPEMKQRILANVFEEDQGETKRESIALKNEKQYAASKKSNKKSVIIGLAAALILSLVGNSYFLLKDGDKGKQEPNVSVAPQNEPLTSEKTMKLQAEPNVSGEATASLTKKGGNLNVVIQANNLKNVKGNEVYQVWLIKGDKPHPAGAFVTDKNGNGTVVYTMSQKEQSEKWDVMAITLEPNANNKTPKGNVVLSSAL, from the coding sequence ATGAGTATGTGCGATAAACTAATTGATTACTATAATGATCAGTTGACTTCCCATGAGAAAAAAGAGTTTGAAATGCACTTAAAAAACTGTCAAAGCTGTCAGGATGAACTAAAAGAACTGGAGGAAGTTCTTGGAGATCTAACGTATTTGACACCAGAGCAATCTCCTCCTCCAGAAATGAAACAGCGAATACTTGCAAATGTATTCGAAGAAGATCAAGGTGAGACAAAGAGAGAATCAATAGCTTTAAAAAATGAAAAACAATATGCTGCGTCTAAGAAATCAAATAAAAAATCCGTCATTATTGGATTAGCTGCGGCACTTATTTTATCCCTTGTAGGAAACAGCTACTTTCTGTTGAAAGATGGAGACAAAGGCAAACAAGAACCAAATGTTTCGGTTGCTCCTCAAAATGAACCTCTTACATCTGAGAAAACGATGAAGCTGCAGGCAGAGCCGAATGTTTCTGGTGAAGCAACAGCATCTCTGACGAAAAAAGGTGGAAATTTAAATGTGGTCATTCAAGCGAATAACTTGAAAAATGTAAAAGGGAATGAAGTCTATCAGGTATGGCTCATAAAAGGTGATAAGCCTCACCCGGCAGGTGCTTTTGTAACAGATAAAAATGGAAATGGGACAGTGGTCTATACGATGAGCCAAAAAGAACAGAGTGAAAAGTGGGATGTTATGGCCATTACTTTAGAACCGAACGCGAATAATAAGACGCCAAAAGGAAACGTTGTGTTAAGTTCAGCGCTCTAA
- a CDS encoding 5'-3' exonuclease, translating into MNETLLVIDGFNLLSRCYFATSYGRDEAALTRNSKGQFTNALRVTIQKMHALIHQYEPSHIFVAWDVKREDTKRKDTYALYKQTRAELPDPLIQQYETLKQFFDTVGIYQMSLSSYEADDLIGALASKWSKEKQSPGYIYSNDRDLLQLLDQHISQIIAKKQVGDLVYGFKHFQEEYNIHPRQWVDVKALLGDKSDNIPGVPGVGEKAALPLIQQYGSIHEIYAQIEQLDPAFNRYKKKLAEGKELGMLSRELAEIIIDIQEISMLNWEELTFMYDYERWNKEIQSLELNIRIRS; encoded by the coding sequence GTGAACGAAACACTATTAGTAATTGATGGATTTAATTTATTAAGCCGCTGTTATTTTGCTACTTCTTATGGAAGAGATGAAGCAGCGTTGACAAGAAACAGTAAGGGCCAATTTACGAATGCCCTGAGAGTAACGATTCAAAAAATGCATGCATTGATTCACCAATATGAGCCAAGCCATATTTTCGTCGCTTGGGATGTTAAACGCGAGGATACAAAACGTAAAGATACATACGCTTTATATAAGCAAACAAGAGCAGAGCTGCCTGATCCGCTGATTCAGCAGTACGAAACGTTAAAGCAATTTTTTGATACAGTAGGCATTTATCAAATGTCATTGTCTTCTTATGAAGCAGATGATTTAATTGGAGCACTTGCAAGCAAGTGGAGTAAGGAAAAGCAAAGTCCAGGGTACATCTATAGCAACGACCGAGACTTGCTTCAGCTCCTAGATCAACATATTTCGCAAATTATTGCTAAAAAGCAGGTTGGCGATCTTGTTTATGGCTTTAAGCACTTTCAAGAAGAATATAATATTCATCCTCGTCAATGGGTGGACGTAAAAGCATTGCTTGGTGACAAATCTGATAATATTCCGGGCGTTCCAGGTGTAGGAGAAAAAGCCGCACTGCCTCTTATTCAACAATATGGCTCTATCCATGAAATTTATGCACAAATTGAACAATTAGATCCAGCTTTTAATCGTTACAAAAAAAAGCTAGCAGAAGGAAAAGAACTAGGTATGCTTAGCCGTGAACTCGCTGAGATTATTATAGACATTCAAGAAATCAGTATGTTGAATTGGGAAGAATTAACATTTATGTATGATTATGAACGATGGAATAAAGAAATTCAAAGTCTAGAACTAAACATTAGGATTCGCTCCTGA